GATCGGGCCCGTCCGTGCAGTACGGCGCGCGGCTCAGGTCGGGATCGCGCAGGCAGGTGCCGACGTAGTCGACGAACTCGAACAACCCACCCTTGACGGTCGTCGGCCGCTGGGTAAACACCTGGGTCTGGTCGTAGACGCAGGGTTGCATCAGCAGATAGACGTGCACGTGGCGCTGCGAGATCCGGGTCAGGCACTGGCCGCTCTGCTGGTTGATCAGGTAGCCGCTGAACGTGGGCTCCGGAGCGACCGCCGCGTCCGCTCCGGTGCCGGGCAACAGTAAGGCGGCCGCACACGCCACCGCCACGAGGATCCGATACATGCCCGCAGCGTCCGCGCCCGCCGTGTGACCGGGCGTGTGACGCTCAGCTGTACGAGGCGCCGTCCACGATCCCGAGCTTGCGCCGGACCCGCTGGTAGAACGTGGCCTCGCCGAGCCGCACGACCCGGGCCGCATCGGGGTCGGTACGCAGCTCGATCGTCGTGCCGGGCTCGGCCGTACCGCCCACGGCCCCGTCGACCTCCACCGCCAGCGCCCCGCTCCCCTCCTCCACCGTCAGCTCGAGCACCTCCGAGCAGTCCAGCACCACCGACCGGTTGAACGTCGAGTGCGGCGCGGCCGGCGTCACGACCAGGCCCTTCACCGTCGGCGAGATGATCGGCCCACCGGCCGAGAAGCTGTATGCGGTGGACCCCGTCGCGGTGGCCACCACCACGGCGTCGGCGGCGTACCGGAGGAACGGCTGCCCGGCGACGCTCAGCTCGACCGAGGCCAGCCCGTGCCCCGGCGTCCGGACCAGCGCGATGTCGTTGAACGCGAGCAGCCGGGACGCGGTGTCGGGCCCGGCGCCCCAGGCCGGCACGGTCGCGGTCACCGCCGACCGCGGCTCGACCCGGTACTGCCCGAGGTCGATCTGGGCCAGCGCCTCGCCCAGGTCGGGCACGTCGACCTCGGCCAGGAACCCGAGCCGCCCGAGGTTGACCGGCAGGATCGCCCCGCGCTGGCCCTGCATCATCCGCATCGCGCGCAGCATCGTGCCGTCGCCGCCGAGGCTGATGACCAGGTCGCAGGAGGCCGCGAGCTCGGACGCGTCGACCGGGACGGCCTCGCAGTCGATCCGCTGGACCTCGTCCTTCAGGCCGAGTACCTCGACCCCCCGGCCTCGCGCCCAGTCGAGGATCGTGTCGATGGCCTGCTTCGAATCGCGCGCCGGGTGCAGAACCAGCCCGACCTTATGGAGAGTGCCCACGGTGCCAGCCTACGGGCGTCGTGTTTCGTTCAGCCGATCTTCTCGGCGACCACGAAGACCCGGCGGAACGGATACCGGAACCGGCCGTCGGCCACCGGATAGTCGGCCCGCAGACGCTCGGTGAGGGCGGCCGCGAAGCCCGGGTACTCGTCCGGGCCGAGCGCGGCGATCACCGGACGCAGCGTGGTGCCCTCCAGCCACGTCAGCACCGGGTGGACGTCCCCCTCGGCGGGGAGCGTGTGCAGGTACGTGGTCTCCCAGGCGTCCGGATCACAGCCGGACGCGGCGACGACGGCCGCGTAGCCGGCCGGGTCGAGCACGGGTCCGGACTCGGCGACGCCGGTGAGCCGGTCGCGCCAGCGGACGTCGGCCGACAGCTCGCGGACCGCCACGTGGGAGCGCGCGTCGCGGTTACCGGGCACCTGCACCGCGAGCCAGGCCCCCGGGCGCAGGTGGTCGGCCCACCGCCGGAGCAGGTCGGGATGCCCGTCGATCCAGTGCAGCACCGCGTTGCTGACGACGAGGTCGGCGTCCGGGCCCGGGAGGTACGTCGTCGCGTCGCCGACCTCGAATCGCACCCGGTCGGTGGGGACGGCCTCGGCGATCATCGCCGGGGACGAGTCGAGCCCGGTGATCCGCGCGTTCGGGTACCGGTCGGCGAGCGAGAGCGTGAGGTGGCCCGGCCCGCAGCCGACGTCGGTGATCGCGCGGACGGTCGCCGGCTCCGCGCCGACCCGGGCGACGAGCTCCACGAACGGCCGGGCCCGCTCCGACGCCCGCCGCCCGTACACCGCCGGGTCCCACTCCGTGAACGCCATCAACGGTCCTCCTCACGCCCGAGGCACCCTACCGCTCAGGGCCGTACGCTGGGGCTATGGTCAGGCGGCGCGACGATGCGTCCCCGGGTGAGGAGCCCGCGGAGACCGGTCCCGTGCCGTCCGGTTCACCCCTTTCCTGGGACGACCCGGTGCCTGATTTATTGGAGTCCGGCACCCCGCTACGGCCGCCCCGCGACGATGGCCGCCCGTCGCTGTGGGATCGCCTCCCCCGCGTCAGGCTTCGCGAAGACGACGAGCCGCCGGTCCGACGGCCGCGGAGCATCGGGCGACGATGGGTCGGGCTGGCGCTCGTCGCCGGGCTCGTCCTCGGCGGCCTGTTCATCCACAGCTACGACACCCGCCTCACCGAGCAGTCGCGCCGGGACACGATCGCGCTCGCGGCCCGGGTCGTGCCGATCCAGTCCCCGGGCGGCCAGGGGCGCGACTCCTGGCTGCTCCGGGTCGTCGTCTCGAACCGCGGCGCGACCGCGCTGCGGCTGCGCTCGGCCCAGCTGGCCGACACCCCGCTGCGCTCGTCGCTGCGCACGGTCAGCCGCGACATCTCGCTGCCGCCGGGCCGGGACACCTGGATCTCGATGGACGTCTCCGGCGCCTGCGCCGGCGGCGGCCTCACCCGCGCCCCGACCACGCTCACCGCGTCGGTCACCCCGGCCGGACGACCGACGCGCAGCGTCCGGGTCGCGCTCGCCGACGACACCTCGCTGATGCTCACCGCGGCCCGCCAGACCTGCGTCGACGCCGACTTCGGCCTGTGGTCGACGGCCGAGCAGCAGGGCACGATCGTGATCGACGACCGCGGGCTGTTCGTCCCGATGCGGTTCCGCCTGAACTGGACGCCCCCGTGGGACATCAGCGCGGTCCGCAGCGAGGGCCCCGGGCTCGCCGCCACCGTCGACGGCCTCCCGGTCCACGTCACGAACGGCCTCACGCCGATCGTGACCGTCCGCTGGTCGCTGACCGACTGCGTCCAGGCCAAGGCCCTCAACTACACCGAACTACG
Above is a window of Cryptosporangium phraense DNA encoding:
- a CDS encoding RICIN domain-containing protein codes for the protein MYRILVAVACAAALLLPGTGADAAVAPEPTFSGYLINQQSGQCLTRISQRHVHVYLLMQPCVYDQTQVFTQRPTTVKGGLFEFVDYVGTCLRDPDLSRAPYCTDGPDPEQEWSVAAVSPGVYRLTNHLSGHVLAISDDPADPAPGTNYPGYDDASVHWQLLPKDAI
- a CDS encoding NAD(+)/NADH kinase; amino-acid sequence: MGTLHKVGLVLHPARDSKQAIDTILDWARGRGVEVLGLKDEVQRIDCEAVPVDASELAASCDLVISLGGDGTMLRAMRMMQGQRGAILPVNLGRLGFLAEVDVPDLGEALAQIDLGQYRVEPRSAVTATVPAWGAGPDTASRLLAFNDIALVRTPGHGLASVELSVAGQPFLRYAADAVVVATATGSTAYSFSAGGPIISPTVKGLVVTPAAPHSTFNRSVVLDCSEVLELTVEEGSGALAVEVDGAVGGTAEPGTTIELRTDPDAARVVRLGEATFYQRVRRKLGIVDGASYS
- a CDS encoding methyltransferase domain-containing protein, with translation MAFTEWDPAVYGRRASERARPFVELVARVGAEPATVRAITDVGCGPGHLTLSLADRYPNARITGLDSSPAMIAEAVPTDRVRFEVGDATTYLPGPDADLVVSNAVLHWIDGHPDLLRRWADHLRPGAWLAVQVPGNRDARSHVAVRELSADVRWRDRLTGVAESGPVLDPAGYAAVVAASGCDPDAWETTYLHTLPAEGDVHPVLTWLEGTTLRPVIAALGPDEYPGFAAALTERLRADYPVADGRFRYPFRRVFVVAEKIG